The DNA window CCACTTCTTCACCATGGGTTCCGGGGCCAGCGTCAACTCGTTCTTCGGCATCACGACGATGATCATCTCGATCCCGACCGGCGCGAAGATCTTCAACTGGCTGTTCACCATGTACAAGGGCCGCATCACCTTCGACGTGCCGATGTTGTGGACCGTGGGCTTCATGCTGACCTTCGTCATCGGCGGCATGACCGGCGTGATGCTGGCCGTGCCACCGGCCGACTTCGTGCTGCACAACTCGCTGTTCCTGATCGCCCACTTCCACAACGTCATCATCGGCGGCGTGGTGTTCGGCCTGTTCGCCGGCATGAACTACTGGTTCCCGAAAGCGTTCGGCTTCAAGCTCGACGAATTCTGGGGCAAGGTTTGCTTCTGGTGCTGGCTGGTCGGCTTCTGGGTCGCGTTCACGCCGCTGTACGTGATGGGCTTCATGGGCGTCACCCGCCGCATGAACCACTTCGAAGATCCGTCGCTGCAAATCTGGTTCGTCATCGCCGCCATCGGCGCGCTGATCATCGCCGGCGGTATCGGCGCGTTCCTGATCCAGATCTATGTGTCGTGGCGCGACCGCGCGAAGCTGCGCGACGTCACCGGCGACCCATGGGGCGGCCGTACCTTGGAATGGGCGACTTCGTCGCCGCCGCCGGACTACAACTTCGCGTTCACGCCGGTGGTGCATGACAGCGACAGCTGGGCCGACATGAAGGCGCACAACTACAAGCGTCCGACCAAGGGCTTCGTCGACATCCACATGCCGAAAAACACGGCCGCCGGCTTCATCATCTCGTCGCTGTCGTTCGTGATGGGCTTCGCCCTGGTCTGGCAGATGTGGGCGCTGGCCATCGTCGGCTTCGTCGCCATGATGGTCGCCATCATCAAGCACACCTTTAACTACAAGCGCGATTTCTACATCAAGGCGGAAGAAGTCATCCGTACCGAAGAAGCGCACACTCGTTTGCTGGAAAGCCATGTCTGATATAACCGCTAACGCCGCCATGAGCGACGACCCAAGCGCGCGCTACTACGTAGCCGACCACCACCCGGAGAACGGCACGTTGCTGGGCTTCTGGCTCTACCTGATGAGCGACTGCCTGCTGTTCGCCGGCCTGTTCGCGGCCTACGCCGTGCTCGGCCGCAACTACGCGGGCGGCCCGTCGGGCGCCGAGCTGTTCGAGCTGGGCACGATCGCGCTGAACACCGCGTTCCTGCTGCTGTCGTCGATCACCTATGGCTTTGCCATGATCGCCGCCCAGCGCAAGAGCCTGAAGTTCGCCATCATCTGGCTGGGGATCACGGGCCTGTTCGGCCTGGCGTTCCTGTTCCTGGAGATCGAAGAGTTCATGCACCTGATTCACATCGGTGCCGGTCCGCAGCGCAGCGCGTTCCTGACCTCGTTCTTCGCGCTGGTCGGTACCCACGGTCTGCACGTGACCTTCGGTACGATCTGGCTGATCACGTTGATGTTCCAGCTGAAAAAGCACGGTCTGACGGTCGAAAACAATCGGCGCATGATGTGCCTGTCGATGTTCTGGCACTTCCTGGACGTGATCTGGATCGGTGTATTTACCTTTGTTTACCTGATGGGAGTTCTGCCATGAGCGCGCCACACAATCACGGTCATGGCCACGGTCATGACGATCATGGCCACGGCCACGGCGAAGAGGGCGCCCACGGCAGCCTGAAGGATTACGCCATCGGCTTCGTGCTGTCGGTGATCCTGACGGCAATTCCGTTCTGGCTGGTGATGGCCAAGGTGTTCGACAAGTCCAGCACCACGGCCGCCGTGATCCTGGCCTTTGCCGCCGTCCAGGTGGTCGTGCACATGGTCTACTTCCTGCACATGAACGGCAAGAACGAAGGCGGCTGGTCGATGCTGGCCCTGTTGTTCACCGCAGTGTTGCTGCTGATCGTATTGGCGGGCTCGATCTGGGTCATGTACCACATGAACCTGAACATGATGCCGTCGATGGGCTCGGATGTGCACAGCATGCACGACATGAAATGACGACTGGCGCACCGCGCCAACGTTCCCGCGCCCTGCGCGTCATCCTGGCCCTGGTGGCCGGGGTGATGTTCGCAGGGTTTTTTGCTTTGGGAACGTGGCAAATATTCAGGTTGCAATGGAAGCTGGCGCTGATCGAGCGGGTCGACCAGCGCGTGCACGCCGCGCCGACGGCCGCGCCCGGCATCGCCGACTGGCCGACGCTCAGCGCCGAGGACGACGAATACCGCCGCGTGCGCCTCAGCGGCGTGTACCTGCCGGCCTCGACCACGTGGACCCTGGCGTCGCTCGAGCGTGGCATCGGCTACTGGGTGTTGACGCCGCTGTGCACACAAGACGGCGGCATCGTCATGGTCAATCGCGGCTTCGTGCCGGCGGGTACGGGCGGCTGGAGTCCGCGTCCGGCGCCGGCGCCCGCTGCGGCCAACGCCTGCGCGGCAGTGGCTGGCGGCCCGGCGGTGACGGTCACCGGCCTGCTGCGCGTCAGCGAAAAGACCAGCTCGCTGCGGGCCAACGAGCCGGCGCGCAATTACTGGTACACACGCGACTTGCAGGCGATCGCCAAGGCGCGCGGTCTGCCGGCGGTGGCGCCGTATTACGTCGATGCCGACGCCGCCTCAGCGCAGGTCGATTTGCCGGGAGAAACCGTGCGCCCGATCGGCGGGCTGACGGTGGTCTCCTTCGTCAACAACCATCTGGTTTATGCTTTGACCTGGTTTGGGCTGGCGTTGATGGTGGCTGTCGCCACCTGGTGGGTCGCACGGGATACACGTGGGGGACGTTGATCACGTAAAATAACGGGGATGGCGACAAAATACCCCAACCCCTTCGACCGCGGTCGTCCCAACGCCCCCGTGGTCGAACCGCTGGCCGCCGTGAAAGCGTCGGCCAACACCATCACGCACGCGGCCGGCCACAAGAACATGCAGCAGCTGATCCAGCTGCGCTGGATCGCCGTGATCGGCCAGATCACCACCATCGCCGCCGCCTCGCAGCTGCTCGACGTGCAACTGCCGATGCCGGCCATGCTCAACGTGCTGGCCTGCCTGATCGCCTTCAACATCGCCAGCACCCTGCGCTGGCAGGAAAACCAGTTCGTCTCCAACAACGAGCTGCTGCTCGCGTTGACGGTGGACGTCGCCAGCCTGACCGCCCAGCTCTATTTGAGCGGCGGCGCCACCAACCCCTTCGTGTTCCTCTACCTGCTGCACGTGATCCTGGGCGCGGTGCTGCTGGAAGCCTGGTCGACCTGGACCATCGTCGCCGTCACCGGCGCCTGCATCGCCTGGCTGGCGCTGTTCTCCGAACCTTTGCGGCTGCCTCAAGACCACGAACGCGGCATCCTCAGCCTGTACGTGCAGGGCATGCTGGTGTGCTTCATCCTCGACGCCGCGCTGCTGGTGGTGTTCATCAGCCGCATCACGCGCAACATGCGCACCACCGCCGCCAAGCTGGCCGCCTTGCACCAGCGGGCGGCCGAGGAGGAGCACATTATCCGTATGGGCCTGCTGGCCTCGGGCGCCGCGCACGAACTGGGCACGCCGCTGGCCACCCTGGCCGTCATCCTCGGTGATTGGAAGCACATGCCCGAGTTCAAGGGCAATCCGGTGCTGCTGGAGGAAATCGCCGAGATGCAGACGCAGCTCAAGCGCTGCAAGTCCATCGTCAGCGGCATCCTGCTGTCGGCGGGCGAGACGCGCGGCGAATCGTCGGCCGCGACCACCATCAACACCTTCCTCGACGAGGTGGTGGCGGAGTGGCGCATCGGCCGTCCGGTGGTGGCGTTCGAGTTCGAGAATCGCATCGATCCCGACCTGCCGGTGGTGTCCGATTCAACACTGAAGCAAATGATCTGCAATGTGCTGGATAATGCGCTGGAGGCGTCGCCGCAGTGGCTGCGCATGGAAGCCAGCCGCGAGGACGACGCCTTGGTGCTGCAGGTGACCGACGCCGGTCCCGGTTTCGCCGAGGCGATGCTGGCGCAATTCGGCAAACCATATAATTCCAGTAAAGGACGGCCGGGCGGAGGGCTCGGGCTGTTCCTGGTGGTGAACGTGGCGCGCACCCTGGGCGGCGCCGTCACCGCCAGCAACCTGGAGCAGGGTGGGGCGATGGTGCGTTTGACGCTGCCGTTGTCGGCCATCGAAATCAAATCGGAACAAGCTAATCATGAGTACTGAGGAAACTGAACAACGTTTGCTGTTGCTGGTCGAGGACGACGCCGCTTTCGCCCGCACCTTGAGCCGTTCGTTCGAACGGCGCGGCTACAAGGTGCTGCTGGCCGAGAACGTCGACGAGACCAGCGCGGTGCTGGTGGACCACTCGCCCGGCTACGCTGTGGTGGACTTGAAATTGAAGGGCAACTCGTCCGGCCTGGCCTGCGTGCAGATGCTGCATCAGCACGATCCGGAGATGCTGATCGTGGTGCTGACCGGTTTCGCCAGCATCAACACGGCGGTCGAGGCGATCAAGCTGGGCGCCTGCCAGTATCTGGCCAAGCCGTCCAATACCGACGATATCGAGGCGGCGTTCGAACACGTCGCCGGCTCGGCCGAGCTGGAGCTGACCAACCGGTCGACGTCGATCAAGACCTTGGAGTGGGAGCATATCCACACGGTGCTGGCGGAGACCGATTTCAATATCTCGGAAGCCGCGCGCCGGCTCGGCATGCACCGCCGCACCCTGGCGCGCAAGCTGGAAAAGCAGCGGGTTAAATAGTGACACAAGCTTCATTTCCCGGTTTCGAGCCTGAACCGGAACTGACGGACCGGATATTTTTTGCCGTGATGCCGGATGGCGCGGCGGTTGCCGGGATCAATCAGGTCACGGCGGAGTTGAAAGCCCGTCACGGCATGCGTGGCCGGCCCATCGTCGACGCCAAGCTGCACGCCACTTTGTGCAACCTGGGCGACTTTCCGGGCATGCCGGCCAGCCTGGTCGCGCGCGCGGAGCAGGCGGCTGCGTCCATAGCCGCCGCAACGCCCGAGTTCGATGTCGCCTTCGACACGGCGCAGACCTTCGTGAATCGTTCACGCAATCGGCCGTTCGTGCTGACCGGCGGCGACGGCGTGGTTGGGCTGACGGCGCTCTACAAGAATCTGGCGCAAGCGCTGCTCAAGGTCGGCATCGCCGGCAATCCTCCCAGCTATACGCCGCATGTCACGCTGCTGTACGACGATGTCACCGCCGCTCCGGCGCCGGTACCGGCGATCCAGTGGACCGTGCGGGAATTGGTGCTGCTGCATAGCCGGATTGGCCAGAATCAACCAGCGTATACCACAGTGGCGCGTTGGCCGCTCGGCATGATTTAACCATGTTGCGGTAGCCTAATACGGTCTTTTTATCTTTGATCACGTCGACGGGATTCCACCATTGACTATCTTCGCCAGCACAGTTTGAAAATCTAAAATGTGCCTAGCAGAAGTGTCCGTGACGTTGGGGGGAAGGCCAGTATGGTCATTCTCCGCAGTAGCAAGAGGTGATTTCCTTCTTTAATCCTCTCGCTGGTGACACTGAATCGCTATCTGCGGCTCTTTGACATTCAGTATTTGAAAGGAATTTGTGGCACCTTGTAATCGTTCTTGCTCTTGCCAGTTCGCTCCAAGTCCTCTTCAAATTCTTTCATGGCCCGCAACGCCTCCGAAAAGATAATTTGCTGCCGTCCCGAAAATTGGGGAGCCTTCTCAGCGCCGAACCACTTAGGCCATACCGTCTGATCGTATGTGTACTTTGCAACTGTAATCAGCGCATAGAGTTGAAATCTTATTTTCGGATCCAGGTCATGAGTTTTCCAGCGATTGATGGTCCAGTTGATGCACTCCACCATCAAGATCGCCTGGATGTCGTTACCGTAACCTCTCATCTTGCTATTGATACTTTCAGGTGCCATGAGGTGCTTCAAACCCTCGCCAAGGTCACTTCATCAAATCCTTGGGATACAGGACGGCACCTGCACGATGACGCCGTTTCGCTATCTGGTGAAGACAAACCGATCGCCGACTTTACGATCACCCCGCCAACGGCCTGCTGTATGACGTCGTCATTGAAGTAGATCAACCTGACTTGGGGACGCTCGACAAACAGACAAATGAGTTTCGGCGTCGCATCGTGGTCGTAGACCGCATCGAACCGCGAACAAGCGCCCCCGACATGTCGTCGCGCAAAATGTCGCCTTCGTCTATCAACTGATCCATGTTGGCGATCATGACTTTTTCTAGTTCAACCTCGTAGTATCGGCTTGCCGTCGCTATCGG is part of the Oxalobacteraceae bacterium OTU3CAMAD1 genome and encodes:
- the cyoD gene encoding cytochrome o ubiquinol oxidase subunit IV, with product MSAPHNHGHGHGHDDHGHGHGEEGAHGSLKDYAIGFVLSVILTAIPFWLVMAKVFDKSSTTAAVILAFAAVQVVVHMVYFLHMNGKNEGGWSMLALLFTAVLLLIVLAGSIWVMYHMNLNMMPSMGSDVHSMHDMK
- the thpR gene encoding RNA 2',3'-cyclic phosphodiesterase; this translates as MTQASFPGFEPEPELTDRIFFAVMPDGAAVAGINQVTAELKARHGMRGRPIVDAKLHATLCNLGDFPGMPASLVARAEQAAASIAAATPEFDVAFDTAQTFVNRSRNRPFVLTGGDGVVGLTALYKNLAQALLKVGIAGNPPSYTPHVTLLYDDVTAAPAPVPAIQWTVRELVLLHSRIGQNQPAYTTVARWPLGMI
- a CDS encoding ATP-binding protein, with translation MATKYPNPFDRGRPNAPVVEPLAAVKASANTITHAAGHKNMQQLIQLRWIAVIGQITTIAAASQLLDVQLPMPAMLNVLACLIAFNIASTLRWQENQFVSNNELLLALTVDVASLTAQLYLSGGATNPFVFLYLLHVILGAVLLEAWSTWTIVAVTGACIAWLALFSEPLRLPQDHERGILSLYVQGMLVCFILDAALLVVFISRITRNMRTTAAKLAALHQRAAEEEHIIRMGLLASGAAHELGTPLATLAVILGDWKHMPEFKGNPVLLEEIAEMQTQLKRCKSIVSGILLSAGETRGESSAATTINTFLDEVVAEWRIGRPVVAFEFENRIDPDLPVVSDSTLKQMICNVLDNALEASPQWLRMEASREDDALVLQVTDAGPGFAEAMLAQFGKPYNSSKGRPGGGLGLFLVVNVARTLGGAVTASNLEQGGAMVRLTLPLSAIEIKSEQANHEY
- a CDS encoding SURF1 family protein; its protein translation is MTTGAPRQRSRALRVILALVAGVMFAGFFALGTWQIFRLQWKLALIERVDQRVHAAPTAAPGIADWPTLSAEDDEYRRVRLSGVYLPASTTWTLASLERGIGYWVLTPLCTQDGGIVMVNRGFVPAGTGGWSPRPAPAPAAANACAAVAGGPAVTVTGLLRVSEKTSSLRANEPARNYWYTRDLQAIAKARGLPAVAPYYVDADAASAQVDLPGETVRPIGGLTVVSFVNNHLVYALTWFGLALMVAVATWWVARDTRGGR
- a CDS encoding response regulator transcription factor, coding for MSTEETEQRLLLLVEDDAAFARTLSRSFERRGYKVLLAENVDETSAVLVDHSPGYAVVDLKLKGNSSGLACVQMLHQHDPEMLIVVLTGFASINTAVEAIKLGACQYLAKPSNTDDIEAAFEHVAGSAELELTNRSTSIKTLEWEHIHTVLAETDFNISEAARRLGMHRRTLARKLEKQRVK
- the cyoC gene encoding cytochrome o ubiquinol oxidase subunit III, with product MSDITANAAMSDDPSARYYVADHHPENGTLLGFWLYLMSDCLLFAGLFAAYAVLGRNYAGGPSGAELFELGTIALNTAFLLLSSITYGFAMIAAQRKSLKFAIIWLGITGLFGLAFLFLEIEEFMHLIHIGAGPQRSAFLTSFFALVGTHGLHVTFGTIWLITLMFQLKKHGLTVENNRRMMCLSMFWHFLDVIWIGVFTFVYLMGVLP